The following coding sequences are from one Lolium rigidum isolate FL_2022 chromosome 6, APGP_CSIRO_Lrig_0.1, whole genome shotgun sequence window:
- the LOC124663696 gene encoding peroxidase 5-like: MKCLLFTSAMAVIALFTIAAEGAGLKVGFYSKSCPSAENLVQQAVASAVKNNSGIAAGLIRLHFHDCFVKGCDGSVLIDSTANNTAEKDAIPNKPSLRGFEVIDAAKKAIEAKCPKTVSCADILAFAARDSIALAGNVTYKVPAGRRDGRISTDQNALSNLPSPLSTASELVGNFTLKNLTAEDMVVLSGAHTIGVSHCSSFTNRLYGFSNTSQVDPTMSSAYAFLLKNICPANSSRFFPNTTNDMDIITPTVLDNKYYVGLTNNLGLFTSDQALLTNSTLKASVDEFVKSEKTWKSKFVKSMVKMGDIEVLTGTQGEIRLSCRVINKGSVGLELNNVANFGEFAEIATS; this comes from the exons ATGAAGTGCCTGCTCTTCACCTCGGCAATGGCCGTCATTGCCCTTTTCACCATTGCCGCTGAAGGCGCCGGCCTGAAGGTTGGGTTCTACAGCAAGAGCTGCCCATCAGCAGAGAACCTGGTGCAGCAGGCAGTGGCTTCTGCCGTCAAGAACAACAGTGGTATCGCCGCTGGTCTCATCCGGTTGCACTTCCACGACTGTTTTGTCAAA GGCTGTGACGGCTCAGTCCTGATCGACTCAACCGCAAACAATACTGCTGAGAAAGATGCCATCCCAAACAAGCCCAGCCTCCGCGGCTTCGAGGTCATTGATGCCGCAAAGAAGGCCATCGAGGCCAAATGCCCCAAAACAGTCTCGTGCGCAGACATCCTTGCCTTCGCCGCCCGCGACAGCATCGCGCTAGCAGGTAATGTTACTTACAAGGTACCTGCCGGGCGCCGCGACGGCAGGATATCCACTGACCAGAATGCCCTCAGCAACCTCCCATCCCCGCTCTCCACGGCGTCTGAGCTGGTCGGCAACTTCACCCTCAAGAACCTCACAGCAGAGGACATGGTCGTCCTATCTGGTGCCCATACCATAGGTGTCTCACACTGCTCATCCTTTACGAACAGGCTATATGGCTTCAGCAACACCAGTCAG GTTGATCCTACGATGAGCTCTGCCTATGCCTTCCTGCTAAAGAACATATGCCCTGCCAACAGCAGCCGGTTCTTCCCGAACACGACGAACGATATGGACATCATCACCCCGACAGTGCTCGACAACAAGTATTATGTGGGTCTGACAAACAACTTAGGCCTGTTCACGTCAGACCAGGCATTGCTCACAAACTCGACTCTGAAAGCATCAGTTGACGAGTTTGTGAAGAGCGAGAAGACATGGAAGAGCAAGTTTGTCAAGTCCATGGTTAAGATGGGGGACATTGAGGTGCTAACGGGAACACAAGGAGAGATAAGGCTCAGCTGCAGGGTCATAAACAAAGGGAGTGTTGGTCTTGAGCTTAATAATGTCGCCAACTTTGGTGAATTCGCTGAAATAGCGACAAGCTAG